One window of the Branchiostoma lanceolatum isolate klBraLanc5 chromosome 3, klBraLanc5.hap2, whole genome shotgun sequence genome contains the following:
- the LOC136429756 gene encoding uncharacterized protein, which produces MRSWNCSQHIDCSKFSHISPEDAPLPISTHWLSCDEKALLVMHYSYSEEDAPLPISTHWLSCDEKALLVMHYSYSEEDAPLPISTHWLSCDEKALLVMHYSYRF; this is translated from the exons ATGAGAAGCTGGAACTGTTCCCAACATATTGACTGCTCAAAATTCAGTCACATCAGTCCTgaggatgcccccctccccatctccaCACACTGGCTAAGCTGTGATGAGAAGGCACTGTTGGTCATGCACTACAGTTACAG TGAAgaggatgcccccctccccatctccaCACACTGGCTAAGCTGTGATGAGAAGGCACTGTTGGTCATGCACTACAGTTACAG TGAAgaggatgcccccctccccatctccaCACACTGGCTAAGCTGTGATGAGAAGGCACTGTTGGTCATGCACTACAGTTACAG GTTCTAG